Proteins from one Rosa chinensis cultivar Old Blush chromosome 7, RchiOBHm-V2, whole genome shotgun sequence genomic window:
- the LOC112178337 gene encoding putative nuclease HARBI1, whose translation MSAAALQIQTLEDEDSQWGGSSEGRTYKARDRELMDLRLKAQYFTDPCRYEPNIFRRRYRMQPWVFDRMMRDVANYDPYFVQTRDACGRLSLSTEQKLTCAMRMLAYGITADFCGDYLDIAKSTAIEILEHFTTAIWNVYHETYLRRPTPADLRRLLDKAAERGFPGMVGSLDCMHWQWKNCPTGWSGQYTGHKGKPTIILEAVASYDTWIWHAFFGLPGSLNDINVLGCSPLFNDVCLGETPEVNYQVCNRHYRQCYYLVDGIYPKWGSFVQAIRNPRTPQTQHFTRMQEAYRKDVERAFGILQARWAIIRGPARGWSKENLQYIMMTCIILHNMIVEDEHDEDAAEPFDPDDIPTRPKKAEIYDRPIIPTDVHRNPHQLNQFLRRHREVRCPVMNKNLQDDLVDHLWTMKLQADQNHQ comes from the coding sequence ATGTCTGCCGCTGCCTTGCAAATCCAAACTCTGGAAGATGAGGATTCACAATGGGGTGGTTCTTCAGAAGGTCGTACCTATAAGGCCAGGGATCGAGAGCTGATGGATCTTCGACTCAAAGCTCAATACTTCACTGATCCGTGCAGGTATGAACCAAACATATTTCGTAGGCGATATAGAATGCAACCTTGGGTCTTTGACAGGATGATGCGCGACGTGGCTAACTACGACccatattttgttcaaacaagAGATGCTTGTGGGAGACTAAGCTTATCCACTGAACAAAAGCTGACATGCGCCATGAGAATGCTCGCGTATGGCATCACAGCTGATTTCTGCGGTGATTACCTAGATATTGCGAAGAGCACTGCCATTGAGATTTTGGAGCACTTCACAACAGCAATCTGGAATGTGTACCATGAGACTTACCTCCGCCGACCAACACCAGCGGATTTGCGACGGCTGCTGGACAAAGCTGCAGAACGGGGATTCCCGGGGATGGTGGGTAGCCTTGATTGTATGCACTGGCAGTGGAAAAATTGTCCCACCGGATGGTCAGGGCAGTATACTGGCCACAAAGGGAAACCGACAATCATCTTAGAGGCGGTGGCCTCCTACGATACTTGGATTTGGCATGCCTTCTTCGGACTTCCAGGTTCCCTGAATGATATTAACGTTCTTGGATGTTCACCATTGTTCAATGACGTATGCCTTGGTGAAACCCCTGAAGTAAACTACCAGGTATGTAATAGGCATTATCGTCAATGTTATTACCTAGTTGATGGCATATACCCTAAGTGGGGGTCATTTGTACAAGCAATCCGAAACCCGAGGACGCCGCAGACACAACACTTCACAAGGATGCAGGAAGCATACAGAAAAGACGTGGAGAGAGCATTTGGTATTCTCCAAGCTCGTTGGGCAATCATAAGAGGACCAGCTCGTGGGTGGAGTAAGGAGAACCTTCAATACATCATGATGACGTGTATTATCTTGCACAATATGATTGTTGAAGACGAGCATGATGAAGATGCAGCAGAGCCATTTGATCCGGATGATATCCCAACTAGACCCAAGAAAGCAGAGATATATGACAGACCAATAATTCCTACCGATGTTCATCGCAATCCGCATCAACTAAATCAATTCTTGCGTCGTCATAGGGAGGTTAGATGTCCAGTGATGAATAAAAACCTCCAAGATGATCTAGTCGATCATCTATGGACCATGAAGCTACAAGCTGATCAGAACC